The following proteins come from a genomic window of Miscanthus floridulus cultivar M001 chromosome 2, ASM1932011v1, whole genome shotgun sequence:
- the LOC136520299 gene encoding probable beta-1,3-galactosyltransferase 2 translates to MSFNKSRGGGLGAGGDELVLRGSTSKKWTFLLCLGSFCIGLLFTNRMWTLPEPKEIIRRSTLEVEKMNLVDGDCAPKSIGDAKYVPGEVPRTQDVIQTLDKTISNLEMELASAKASQESMLNGAPMSESTGKRKYFMVIGINTAFSSRKRRDSVRATWMPQGEKRRKMEEEKGIIIRFVIGHSATPGGILDRAIDAEDRKHEDLMRLDHVEGYLELAAKTKAYFVAAVSMWDAEYYIKVDDDVHVNIATLGNTLARHRSKPRAYVGCMKSGPVLAQKGVRYHEPEYWKFGEWGNKYFRHATGQLYAISKDLASYIALNQHVLHKYANEDVSLGSWFIGLDVEHVDDRRLCCGTPPDCEWKAQAGNVCAASFDWSCSGICKSADRIKEVHQRCGESENAIWNAKF, encoded by the exons ATGAGCTTCAACAAGAGCAGGGGTGGGGGATTGGGAGCAGGAGGAGACGAGCTGGTGCTGCGAGGCTCCACCTCCAAGAAATGGACCTTCCTCCTCTGCCTCGGCAGCTTCTGCATCGGCCTGCTCTTCACCAACAG GATGTGGACGTTGCCGGAGCCGAAAGAGATCATCAGGAGGTCGACACTCGAGGTGGAAAAGATGAACCTTGTCGACGGCGACTGTGCTCCCAAAAGC ATCGGTGACGCAAAATACGTTCCTGGAGAGGTTCCAAGAACACAAGATGTTATACA GACACTGGACAAAACAATATCAAACCTCGAAATGGAGCTAGCGTCTGCAAAGGCGTCACAGGAATCCATGCTCAATGGTGCCCCGATGTCCGAATCCACAGGGAAACGGAAATACTTCATGGTCATTGGCATAAACACTGCCTTCAGCAGCCGGAAAAGAAGAGACTCAGTCCGTGCTACATGGATGCCTCAAG gtgagaagaggaggaagatggagGAAGAGAAGGGCATTATCATTCGCTTCGtcatcggtcatag TGCGACTCCTGGCGGCATACTTGATCGAGCAATTGATGCAGAGGACAGGAAACATGAGGACTTAATGAGGCTG GACCATGTTGAAGGGTACCTGGAACTGGCAGCAAAGACCAAAGCGTACTTCGTCGCAGCTGTGTCCATGTGGGATGCAGAGTACTACATCAAGGTCGACGACGATGTACATGTAAATATAG CAACTCTTGGAAACACGCTAGCAAGGCATCGCTCCAAGCCTAGAGCTTACGTTGGATGCATGAAATCTGGCCCAGTGCTAGCTCAGAA GGGCGTAAGGTACCACGAGCCTGAATACTGGAAATTCGGCGAATGGGGAAACAAATACTTCCGACACGCGACCGGTCAGCTGTACGCCATCTCCAAAGATCTGGCCTCCTACATAGCACTCAACCA GCATGTTCTGCACAAATATGCTAATGAGGATGTATCCCTGGGATCCTGGTTCATCGGATTGGACGTCGAACACGTCGATGACCGTCGTCTTTGCTGCGGCACGCCACCAG ATTGCGAATGGAAGGCGCAGGCGGGGAACGTGTGCGCTGCGTCGTTCGACTGGAGCTGCAGTGGCATCTGCAAATCTGCTGATCGGATCAAGGAAGTCCATCAGCGCTGCGGTGAGAGTGAGAATGCAATTTGGAATGCAAAGTTTTAA